The genomic interval tcttggatttattttttatgattttatagtGTGGAATGTATAGCGTGTTTTACTTAAATGAAGTAAATTCTTGTGAAATCTCTGCTACAGATTATTTACTTTGCAAAACTTTTTTCACTGTAGTTTCAACAGAGCAAAAAGAAGAATTctggaagaagaaagaagttaACCATAATTATCAGTTAATTTATTGAAGAGATTCATGTTTCTACAATTTGGGAAGATATTATAGTGGACAcgagataatacaaataatatactTGGGGTGTTTCAGTCTGACCTCATTTTGGACCATCACCCAATTTACATAAATGTGTCCTGGCTTATCCCTTCTCTTTAAATATATGCATCTTGGCTTATCCCTTCACTCCATTTCTgcaatttcttcatcattgtCAATCCCAATCCAACTGATCAAAGCAAAGAGGAATTCCCTGAAGCTAACCTTCCCATTTCTGTCCCAGTCCATTTCCTCTGCAATTTGTCAAAGGAgttagcaaaagaaaaaataataaaagattttatcaCAAGTACAGAACGGAACAAAAACTGGAAGTATAGAAAGTGAATCAGGCAATACCGAATCGAGTCCTGGTTACGTGTGCAGGTGATTTCTCCCGAGGATAAGATTCATTCAAAGTCTTGACCATGTCTTTCTTGTTCAGCCTTCCGTCACCATTTTtatcaagaaacaaaaatacttCAACTATAGCATCAAATGTGGCCTTGAGCTGAGGTGAGCCCATCTTCGACATCTGAAACAATTCCAAGGCCATCAAAGACACTGATTAGTGCAGGTTCAGTCGGAGGGCTACAAAGAGAGAAAGgagtaaaagaataaatattgaGTTTATTTGTCGATAAATTTACGGAAGATGAAGAGGGCGTTGTTAGTAGATAGATCAGACAGAGAAGAACAATAAACTCGTTGAATTGTATGCCTTCACTCCCATCAATGTCACAAGATTTGAACAAATCCTCAATTTCCTCCTCTTTAAGATGGAGTTGCAATTCCTCTAAGCATTTTTTAAGTTCTTCACGGTCAATAGTTCCATTGGAGTCTTTGTCTATAGATGGCATAATAGAGGAAAAGGGAGtcaaattacaataaaatctttaaaacatcacagaagataaaaaaaggcAACCTCATTATGACCCACCATATTGCTCAAAGACacttttaatgtttttcaGTCCGTCTTTGAACTGAGGGAATCGTACAATTACACTGtcaattgatttgaaattgCTATGTCCAGATGAACTCTTCTTAACTTCAATCATTTTCTTCTCAAGCTTTGCATCCAACCTTGCGTACTTGTTTTGTGAACCGCAATGGCAAAGCATGCCTCTAACTTTGTTGGATAAGTACTTCAGAGGAGGGCAAGGGTGAGATGTGCCTTAAAGATAACATAAGCAGAATCAGAAATAGGCtaaaaaagaatgaaacttaaacaaattcaaaagcatATATCTGAACTGTTTGGCCAGCAAAGCAGAATAGTGAAATTTGTTATTTCGGTACATCAACGGACACAATCCACCTTACACATAATCTCTCATTCAAGATAAGAAATCAAACAGTCAACAATCCTTCAACATGCCTCTACAATCTCAACAGCATAATCTATTTATGTATTAAAGAATATTAGGTCCCATTTTTTCAATTCTGCAAGTTTACATCATGCATTGATGGTTAAAATGGGAATATTGAAACGAGTTGGCAGTATTAAGAAGTGGCAAAGCTGCCGCTTCTCAGGTAATTGCAGTCATAGCAAATGGCACTGACAATGACGTGGTGAAACCCATAGGTTGAGGAAATGATTGCGCCGTGGGATGGTAGGCATGATATGCCAGTTAGTACTAGTAGTGATGGTAGTGGAAGGATGTTGCAGTTCTAGTCATTGTGTTTGATAATTCTAATGCCAAAGAAGTTGCATCATGGAAAAAGCAGAAATAACAATCCAAATGTTCTGGTGGTGATTACTGGTGAAAGTTCAACCAAAGACTGTTGAAGAAGGCAACCAGGCAAAGTATGAAAAGCATTTCAAAAGGGAATTCCTTGAGCAGTTTTATATCCTTCTCAGATCCTAACAtaaacccaaaacaaaaattctatgAAGACTGCACTAACTTAAATGATACTGACCAAACAGATCCTATTATCCGCTAtcttaagaaaaattacaaagaaggTAGACAACTACACTTATCATATTTATGCATGGTGGTAACCAAACAATCAAATTGCTAGTTCCAAGAGTACCCATATATCctgaacaaataaatatttgcaagaacaaataaatatgaacAGAGAAGTTTCTACCGGTAGtagcaaaaaataataagcaaAAGGTCAAGGAAGACGAACATAAAACTCATCCCAATGTGTAAAACAACAGAAGAAAAGGAATCCAAATTCAGCTACAGAATTGAAGTTCAactaatacaaaaataatgaatGGAAAGgcacaaaaaattgaaactcaCCCATTGAAATCTTTGGGGGAGATGTGGTTTGATAGAGGAGGCAAGTGGTTCtttcaaaagaagaaaagcgttacaaaaaaaaaggcataatGAGGAAGGAAGGACGAAAAGAGAATTTAGCGAGTGGAAAGCTGGAGAAAAAGGGAGTAAAGATTAAGCAAAACGGGATTCTCTAAAAAGTGGAGATGCCATTATGGCCTTTGACGACGAAGAAAGCATCAGCAGAATCCTTACAACTCTTGCCTCACTCCTTCCTAAATAACCATAACATCACATTCTTAAGAATATAGTTTACTTGGACAGTTGGACTGTACCTATCCCTCAATGCAACTTCGCCAACCGTAGCTGTAACTACTGTGATGTCGCATGTCAGTAGTTATATAGATAACCTTGTAATAgcaaaatttgagatttttttttcttttttattattatcttttatttccaTTAGTTTATTCATAACAGGGTTGTTATCACTGTTATTGCAACGTAGTCACGCCTAGACTATTTATCACTGCCAGTGCAACGCTGTCACGCCTAGAGTATGAATTtatcatcaataaataaatgtagcTTGGACATTTCAACACACTGCTCATAGGCAATTTGAAGAACCGGATGATTATCTTCTAAATCAGTGAACACAGAGTCTTCTAGAACATAGCTCAATGTACAAAGGGAATCCATTGAAAAACACTATGTTTTTCAATAATGATGTCAAAAGTTCAAACAACTCTTTCCACTAACCCCAAAAGGAAAAGTACTTGAAAAACTTTTGAATGAGGCAACTCCAtgtcataaaattaaaggcaTCCCCACATCCAAAATCGTCAGCTTTAGGAATATACAGACCACTGATGATACAGTTGACACAGGAGGAGACATTTAGATTAACTAgacaagagaaagaaaaaagaaaaagtcaaaatGGGTTTCCATTTCTAAGATACAACCAATTTGTTGTTCATCCAATATGAGGCATCACCCATTCTACTTCTTGCCTCATGTTTCCCTCCAAAGGCAATGACTCTCCATTACCAAACAAGGGTCTTGGTCTCTTCTTCATGGCAGCAGCCTGTGAACCCAGACCCATTGGGGACACTGGACTACTGGTTGAAGTCAAGCAACTTTCAACAGAACAGTCACCGATTCGAACTGGTATAGTGGAAGCATTCTTGCTCTCTAGAGCTGCAGCAAGTTCAGATATGGATGGCATTTTTATGTTCTCCAGAGGGACCATCCCTTGACAATCATTGGAAACTTTGATGGCAAGTTCGGAAAGCTCCTCTCTAGCAGCTTCAAGCCCAGCAGCCACGATGGCCTGATCATTCAGAGCTTTACAAGCTTTCTCAAGTATTGACTGTAGGTATTTGCCTTGCGCTTCAATTCGGAGTTGGAGCCGTCGCTGAACCTGGTGGGGATAAAACCATAGTAAATGATTCAACTAAATAGGATCAAACTGGATAAATGATtgatagaaaataaatctttttagTAGGAAGAACTCAGCTTCATGTTTATAACTAAAGATTGCTTAATAAGCCATTGCCAGACAGTATGCCAAGAATGTTCTACCACATTTTGTCCAAATTATGTTAAAGCCCCAATGGTATTACGGTGATATCCTCAAAAAGTGGCTTGTGAAGTTTTGTTTCTCTCATCCACAGAAGAGGTATAAAGAAAAGTGCACAAGTAATTAAGATGGTTGACAGAAACAGAAAGGCTATGTATCTACCAACCAAGACATAAAGGAAACTCACCTCCAGCTGCTCATGAAGCCTTCGTTGGACTTCCATCTGTACTCGCAAAGCCTCAGTAACCTGGTAACCACTATATGAAAAACGAAATGCAGCACTCAAGCTACCATGCAGAAATGGATAAGTTTCGGAATTAATACGCAAGGATGATAACATACTCATTTGGATCTTGCGCTACCATTCTGGTTGACGATGTTGTTGATGAACCAGTGTCCTGACTTTCAGCAACACAAGAAACTGCAATGCCAACCACACAACATAAATAAGAATTTCAGGCACATCTATTTGTCTCAAAAGTCATTAACAGTTCTTGCCTTCTAGAGCAACATAATCTGGCCCAccgagaaagaaaaagagtaccGAGAGAGGAAAAcgaatgaaaagaaattttataagaaaagaggtaaaataaatggaaaacaaaatcattctAGTAAACTATCTTGAATCCCAGAATCCCTAAAGCCTGACAAATATGGTGTTTTCTTACTGCTGATACTATAGATACACTGCCAGAATGTTTTGGGGAGAATCTTATCTATGGGTTCCTCACTTACATAGTCATGtggcatttttaaaaatgtccTTTCATATGATTTACACGAAATGAGAAAATGCAACAGGAAGTTTCATGCACCATAGCAGAACA from Citrus sinensis cultivar Valencia sweet orange chromosome 9, DVS_A1.0, whole genome shotgun sequence carries:
- the LOC102617659 gene encoding protein PHR1-LIKE 3 isoform X1, which translates into the protein MYSAIHSLPLDGGHPDFQGGPLDGTNLPGDACLVLTTDPKPRLRWTADLHDRFVDAVTQLGGPDKATPKTIMRTMGVKGLTLYHLKSHLQKYRLGKQACKETTENSKDVSCVAESQDTGSSTTSSTRMVAQDPNDGYQVTEALRVQMEVQRRLHEQLEVQRRLQLRIEAQGKYLQSILEKACKALNDQAIVAAGLEAAREELSELAIKVSNDCQGMVPLENIKMPSISELAAALESKNASTIPVRIGDCSVESCLTSTSSPVSPMGLGSQAAAMKKRPRPLFGNGESLPLEGNMRQEVEWVMPHIG
- the LOC102617659 gene encoding protein PHR1-LIKE 3 isoform X2, which gives rise to MYHWTLCSSLLMLQVPLFHGYEMGTFHQKHKRGLNKKHNVWCHVGNKEATPKTIMRTMGVKGLTLYHLKSHLQKYRLGKQACKETTENSKDVSCVAESQDTGSSTTSSTRMVAQDPNDGYQVTEALRVQMEVQRRLHEQLEVQRRLQLRIEAQGKYLQSILEKACKALNDQAIVAAGLEAAREELSELAIKVSNDCQGMVPLENIKMPSISELAAALESKNASTIPVRIGDCSVESCLTSTSSPVSPMGLGSQAAAMKKRPRPLFGNGESLPLEGNMRQEVEWVMPHIG
- the LOC102618314 gene encoding probable calcium-binding protein CML22 isoform X2, with translation MLCHCGSQNKYARLDAKLEKKMIEVKKSSSGHSNFKSIDSVIVRFPQFKDGLKNIKSVFEQYDKDSNGTIDREELKKCLEELQLHLKEEEIEDLFKSCDIDGSEGIQFNEFIVLLCLIYLLTTPSSSSMSKMGSPQLKATFDAIVEVFLFLDKNGDGRLNKKDMVKTLNESYPREKSPAHVTRTRFEEMDWDRNGKVSFREFLFALISWIGIDNDEEIAEME
- the LOC102618314 gene encoding probable calcium-binding protein CML22 isoform X1 gives rise to the protein MGTSHPCPPLKYLSNKVRGMLCHCGSQNKYARLDAKLEKKMIEVKKSSSGHSNFKSIDSVIVRFPQFKDGLKNIKSVFEQYDKDSNGTIDREELKKCLEELQLHLKEEEIEDLFKSCDIDGSEGIQFNEFIVLLCLIYLLTTPSSSSMSKMGSPQLKATFDAIVEVFLFLDKNGDGRLNKKDMVKTLNESYPREKSPAHVTRTRFEEMDWDRNGKVSFREFLFALISWIGIDNDEEIAEME